Part of the Caballeronia sp. SL2Y3 genome is shown below.
GCAAATCGCAACTGAAGCGCGAGATGCACGCGCTGCAAGAGCTCGGCGAAGCGCTCATCGCGCTGCCGAAAGACGCGCTCAAGCGCATGCCGATGAACGAAGATCTCGACAGCGCCGTGCGCGAAGCACGCCGCATCACGGATCACGAGGGCAAGCGCCGTCAGTTGCAGTATGTCGGGCGCGTAATGCGCTCGCTTTCGGACGAGGAAGTCGCCGCGCTGCGCACCGCGCTCGACACGCATCGCGGCGTGAACAAGGCGGAAACGGCGCGGCTGCACTGGATCGAACGCGCACGCGAACAGTTGCTCGCCGATGACGCCGCGCTCACCGACTTCATTCGCGAGCATCCGGGCGTCGATCCGCAGGAAGGCCGCACGCTCATTCGCAACGCGCGCAAGGAGCGCCAGCAGCAGAAGCCGCCGCGCTATTACCGCGAGCTGTTCCAGTGGATCAAGAACGCGGCGGGCGTGGAAGACGAGGAAGACGAAGACATCGACGAGAGCAACGAGGGCGACGAGGAAGGCAAAGATGAAGCCTGAGCGCAGTCATCCGGACGAGTTGATCGTCGGACTCGTGTCCATCAGCGATCGCGCGTCGCAAGGCGTGTATGAGGACAAGGGCTTGCCGTCGCTGCAAGCGTGGCTCGGCGGCGCGATGGCATCGCCCTGGCGCGCCGAAACGCGCTTGATTCAGGACGACGCGGCCACCATCTCCGCGACGCTGATCGAACTCGTCGATACGCTCGGCTGCGATCTCGTGCTGACCACCGGCGGCACCGGCCCCGCGCGCCGCGACGTGACGCCGGAAGCCACGCTCGCCGTCGCCACGAAGCCGATGCCGGGCTTCGGCGAACAGATGCGCCAGATCAGCCTGAACTTCGTGCCGACCGCCATTCTTTCGCGGCAAGTGGCAGTCATTCGCGAAACCGCCGACCACGCCGCGCTCATCATCAATCTGCCGGGCCAGCCGAAGTCGATTCGCGAGACGCTGGAAGGCGTGAAGGACGCGGACGGCAAGACGACCGTGCCCGGCATCTTCGCGGCGGTTCCGTATTGCATCGACCTGATCGGCGGGCCGTATATCGACACGCTGCCGGAAGTCGTCGCCGCGTTCCGTCCCAAGAGCGCAATCCGGCCGCCGAAGGTTTAAGACGCGCTGCTCGCCGCCGCCGGAATCAGGAAGTGCTCGCGGTAGTACTTCAGTTCGTCGATCGACTCGTGAATGTCGGCGAGCGCCGTGTGCATCGCGCGCTTCTGAAAGCCCTTATAGATGGCCGGCTGCCAGCGGCGGCACAGTTCCTTGAGCGTGCTGACGTCCAGATTGCGGTAGTGGAAGAACGTCTCCAGTTCCGGCATCCAGCGCGCCATGAAACGGCGGTCCTGGCAGATGGAGTTGCCGCACATCGGCGACTTGCCGGGCGGCACGTACTGGCCGAGAAACTCGCGAATCTGCCGCGTCGCTTCGGCTTCATCCACCGTGGACGCCTTCACGCGCTCGATCAGCCCCGAGCGGCCGTG
Proteins encoded:
- the yjgA gene encoding ribosome biogenesis factor YjgA: MNRKTRIQPMEADRDDTPDQAYDRPSKSQLKREMHALQELGEALIALPKDALKRMPMNEDLDSAVREARRITDHEGKRRQLQYVGRVMRSLSDEEVAALRTALDTHRGVNKAETARLHWIERAREQLLADDAALTDFIREHPGVDPQEGRTLIRNARKERQQQKPPRYYRELFQWIKNAAGVEDEEDEDIDESNEGDEEGKDEA
- the mog gene encoding molybdopterin adenylyltransferase, with amino-acid sequence MKPERSHPDELIVGLVSISDRASQGVYEDKGLPSLQAWLGGAMASPWRAETRLIQDDAATISATLIELVDTLGCDLVLTTGGTGPARRDVTPEATLAVATKPMPGFGEQMRQISLNFVPTAILSRQVAVIRETADHAALIINLPGQPKSIRETLEGVKDADGKTTVPGIFAAVPYCIDLIGGPYIDTLPEVVAAFRPKSAIRPPKV
- the orn gene encoding oligoribonuclease, with the translated sequence MTDSSDRPASADLAAESALARSDMNLIWLDMEMTGLDPDNDRIIEIAVVVTNSTLDKMVEGPVLAIHQTEEALERMDEWNRNTHGRSGLIERVKASTVDEAEATRQIREFLGQYVPPGKSPMCGNSICQDRRFMARWMPELETFFHYRNLDVSTLKELCRRWQPAIYKGFQKRAMHTALADIHESIDELKYYREHFLIPAAASSAS